A genome region from Akkermansiaceae bacterium includes the following:
- a CDS encoding LacI family DNA-binding transcriptional regulator — MITITDIAKALDISPATVSRAMNQSRLVTPELTKNIHRTAEKLGYKKRPIRRHRGRAILNIKLVLPRHEEPERALFYDLAALIEGIHSGFKHCGINLLCETASPKFKPYPHKKGGDLNGFIFAFNRPSTATLAELEKFGTPFVVLNRQITGLPCVASENAEGISEIIRHLNERRPDLKPAFVSLKGLGQIGEERLAGMAAACASRGIAFDLGKDVIHFDEIASINSETIRPMAESYNALVCVNDIVGTVVVSELDRLGVSVPLQVAVTGFDNSPVRRLSRPILTSVSMPIGKLAGTAATMLEEQIIEHKMPQGITRVPGILIVGESS; from the coding sequence ATGATCACCATCACAGACATCGCCAAGGCATTGGATATCTCACCCGCCACGGTGTCGCGGGCCATGAACCAATCCCGCCTCGTGACCCCGGAGCTCACCAAAAACATCCATCGCACCGCCGAGAAACTCGGCTACAAGAAACGCCCCATCCGCCGCCACCGCGGGCGCGCCATCCTCAACATCAAGCTCGTCCTGCCCCGCCACGAGGAACCGGAACGTGCGCTGTTCTATGATCTCGCCGCACTCATCGAGGGCATCCATTCCGGGTTCAAGCACTGCGGCATCAATCTCCTTTGCGAAACGGCCTCGCCGAAATTCAAGCCTTACCCCCACAAAAAAGGCGGCGACCTCAACGGCTTCATCTTCGCGTTCAACCGGCCCAGCACCGCCACGCTTGCCGAGTTGGAAAAATTCGGCACACCCTTCGTCGTACTCAACCGCCAGATCACCGGGCTGCCCTGTGTGGCCTCGGAAAACGCGGAAGGGATTTCGGAAATCATCCGACACCTCAACGAACGCCGCCCCGACCTCAAACCTGCCTTCGTCTCCCTCAAAGGCCTCGGGCAGATCGGAGAGGAACGGCTTGCCGGAATGGCCGCCGCCTGCGCCTCCCGGGGCATCGCCTTCGACCTTGGGAAGGACGTGATTCATTTCGATGAAATTGCCTCCATCAACTCGGAAACCATCCGACCCATGGCGGAAAGTTACAATGCCCTCGTCTGCGTCAACGACATTGTAGGCACCGTGGTCGTCTCCGAACTCGACCGCCTCGGAGTTTCCGTGCCCTTGCAGGTGGCCGTCACCGGCTTCGACAACTCACCGGTGCGCAGGCTTTCACGGCCGATTCTCACCAGTGTCAGCATGCCCATCGGGAAGCTGGCCGGCACCGCAGCAACCATGCTGGAAGAACAGATCATCGAGCACAAGATGCCGCAGGGAATCACCCGCGTTCCCGGCATCCTCATCGTCGGCGAATCCTCCTGA
- a CDS encoding DUF3127 domain-containing protein yields the protein MYEATGKIKVISDTQTYPSGFSKREFVVTTGDGKYPQDLKFEVVKDKTSLLDSYKEGQDVTVSFDIRGNEYNGKYYVNLSCWKLSGGGGGGGGDEYNQETPQNEPSPEDLRKEDDFDDDDIPF from the coding sequence ATGTACGAAGCGACAGGAAAAATCAAAGTGATTAGCGACACCCAGACCTACCCGAGCGGATTCTCGAAGCGGGAGTTCGTGGTGACGACGGGGGATGGCAAATATCCCCAGGATCTGAAGTTCGAAGTGGTGAAGGACAAGACCTCGCTGCTGGACAGCTACAAGGAAGGCCAGGATGTGACCGTAAGCTTCGATATCCGTGGCAATGAGTACAACGGCAAGTATTACGTGAACCTTTCGTGCTGGAAGCTTTCGGGCGGCGGCGGTGGAGGTGGCGGGGACGAATACAATCAGGAAACCCCTCAGAACGAGCCATCGCCGGAGGATCTCCGGAAGGAGGATGACTTCGATGACGACGACATCCCCTTCTAA
- a CDS encoding phosphatidylserine decarboxylase, producing the protein MDSIRYFNRHTGTTETEQVYGESSLRWVYGNPLGKLSLHTLVKRAAFSRWYGKRMSKPESAARVGPFIERYGLDPADFADDPSSFRSFNEFFYRKLKPEARPIAESPIVFPADGRHLGFPDISKIDSFFVKGQIFDLPALLGDSALAGKFAKGSLVLSRLCPVDYHRFHFPAAGTPSETKTIPGPLFSVSPIALAQNLSYLWTNKRTICSLRTEGFGTILILEIGATCVGAIHQTYTPGKPLEKGREKGYFAFGGSSTITIFEPGKVKLSDDLLEHSALQTELYARIGSEMATPAR; encoded by the coding sequence GTGGATAGCATCCGATACTTCAACCGCCACACCGGCACGACCGAAACCGAGCAGGTCTATGGCGAATCCTCCCTCCGCTGGGTCTATGGGAACCCGCTCGGGAAACTCTCCCTCCATACCCTCGTCAAGCGCGCCGCCTTTTCGAGATGGTATGGGAAGCGCATGTCAAAACCCGAATCCGCCGCCAGGGTGGGGCCTTTCATCGAGCGCTACGGCCTCGACCCCGCCGACTTCGCCGATGATCCGTCCTCCTTCCGCAGCTTCAACGAATTCTTCTACCGCAAGCTCAAGCCCGAAGCCCGCCCCATCGCGGAATCCCCCATCGTCTTCCCTGCCGACGGTCGCCACCTCGGATTTCCCGACATCTCCAAAATCGATTCCTTCTTCGTGAAAGGACAAATCTTCGACCTCCCCGCCCTGCTCGGCGATTCTGCGCTGGCAGGGAAATTCGCCAAGGGCAGCCTTGTCCTCTCCCGCCTCTGCCCGGTCGATTACCACCGCTTCCACTTTCCCGCCGCCGGAACCCCCTCGGAAACGAAAACCATCCCCGGCCCGCTGTTTTCCGTGTCCCCCATCGCGCTTGCGCAAAACCTCTCCTACCTCTGGACGAACAAGCGCACGATATGCAGCCTCAGAACGGAGGGCTTCGGAACCATCCTCATCCTTGAGATCGGCGCCACCTGCGTCGGAGCCATCCACCAGACATACACCCCCGGAAAGCCGCTGGAGAAAGGCCGGGAAAAAGGCTACTTCGCGTTCGGAGGATCCTCGACCATCACGATCTTCGAACCCGGAAAAGTGAAACTCTCGGATGACCTGTTGGAGCATTCCGCCCTACAAACGGAGCTCTATGCCCGCATCGGCTCTGAAATGGCGACGCCTGCCCGTTAG
- a CDS encoding dihydrodipicolinate synthase family protein: MSIATRHNSKKLKRRTTGYAACLLPFEKDGSISRESFQAAVARTTDAGLGCAVNMDTGYANYLEPAERSMILRLTAEVIAGRRDFIAGAFVEGLEGDLVGLYRSQMDEIVSHGGTPILFQTTRFHSWKPSEIVNLYSQVCEGYESVIGFELGAMFAPNGMIFDGETIRGLMGIPSLKGIKHSSLDRGVELRRLEIRDEIRPDFRIFTGNDLAIDMTEYGSDYLLGLAAFCPELFALRDKYWLEGDERYHALTDAIQYLGNVSFRAPVPAYKHSCAVFQNLIGRCPSPLTHPKSATRPEWEAGILADCAKRLSYVV, from the coding sequence ATGTCCATCGCCACGCGCCACAATTCCAAGAAACTCAAGCGCCGCACCACCGGCTATGCCGCCTGCCTGCTGCCTTTCGAAAAGGACGGCAGCATTTCCCGGGAATCGTTCCAGGCCGCCGTCGCCCGCACCACGGATGCCGGCCTCGGCTGTGCGGTGAACATGGACACCGGCTACGCGAATTACCTCGAACCGGCTGAACGCAGCATGATCCTCAGGCTTACCGCCGAAGTCATTGCCGGGCGCAGGGATTTTATCGCAGGCGCATTCGTCGAGGGGCTGGAGGGCGATCTCGTCGGCCTCTACCGCAGCCAGATGGATGAAATCGTCTCCCACGGCGGCACCCCCATCCTGTTCCAAACAACCCGTTTCCACTCCTGGAAACCCTCCGAAATCGTCAATCTTTATTCGCAGGTCTGCGAGGGCTATGAGTCGGTGATCGGCTTTGAGCTTGGTGCCATGTTCGCACCGAACGGCATGATCTTCGACGGGGAAACCATACGTGGCCTCATGGGCATCCCTTCCTTGAAAGGGATCAAGCATTCCTCACTCGACCGTGGCGTGGAGCTCCGCCGCCTGGAAATCCGCGATGAGATCCGGCCGGATTTCAGGATCTTCACCGGCAACGACCTTGCCATCGACATGACCGAATACGGCTCCGACTACCTGCTCGGACTCGCAGCCTTCTGCCCTGAGCTTTTCGCGCTGCGCGACAAATACTGGCTGGAGGGCGACGAACGCTACCACGCCCTCACCGATGCCATCCAGTATCTCGGCAACGTCTCATTCCGCGCCCCCGTGCCCGCCTACAAGCACTCCTGCGCCGTTTTCCAAAACCTCATCGGCCGCTGCCCCTCCCCGCTCACCCATCCAAAATCCGCCACCCGCCCGGAATGGGAAGCAGGCATCCTCGCAGATTGCGCAAAACGCCTGTCCTACGTAGTCTAA